The Methanocorpusculum vombati genome segment CAGTGCACCGATCGTATTTCCGTCAAGAACACTGAGAAAACCGCAGACACGATCCTCTTTTACAAAAACATACGTCACGGAAACCGGCAGATACCGGTCCCGCACGACGGAAAACTGTTCCCGCCAATACGAAGCAGGAATGAAATCATGGGAGTGGATGCTTGCGGAGAGCCAGATGTCCATCACACTCCCGGCATCCTCCGGAGTAAACAGGCGGATCATAAAAATCAGAGGAAGGTTACTGCCGCAACCCCGACAAGAACAAGTGCCACAAGAAGGATCACACCCGCATCCGCCGCATGGTACGTCAGCTTCCTCCGGTATTCGGACGCGAGACGGTAGCCCCGCATATCGATCGTAAGACCGAGGGTATCGGCCTTTGCAAGCGAGTTCAGCATCAGCGGAAGCATCACAGGCCCGAGCTGTTTGACCTTGCCTATCACACCGCCGCCGGGGAAGTATCCGCGGGAAAGCTGTGCCTCGTTGATCCGGGCACCCTCCCGCTGCAGCGTCGGGATGAACCGAATGGCAATCAGAAACATCAGCGCATAGTCTCCCGGAACCCGCAGAGTGTAGAGAGCGTTCACCAGATCCCGCGGCTGAGTCGAGATGACCAGCAGCTGGAACGCAAAGATGAGAACCGCAAACCGCAGCGCCATCTGAACCGCGAACAGAATTGCACCGGTTGTTACCGGCAGAAGACCGTCCGGCAGCAGATAGAAGAGAACATCTCCCGTAGCGTTCGTCAGAATCGTCAGGACAACAAGTGCAAGACCAAGGATGATTAAGAGCGGTACCTGACGGAGAAGAACCCTGAAGAGTCCTCCGGCGACGGCAACGATCAAAACGATCGCAATCAGTCCCGCAAGAATCGCAAGATTCGTCGTGAAGATCGCGGCAAACATCATACCGACCGCAAAGATGATCTTCGTCATCGGAGAGAGACGGTGAACAAACCGGTCGCCCGGAATGTACTGCATGATATCTTCCATGTTCATGCACCTCCGCGGACGGCGGTCACATGACCCGCTTCCATCTCGACAATCCTGTCCGAGAACTTTTCGGCGAGTGCCGGATTGTGGGTGACCATCAGAATGGTCTTTCCGGCGTTACGCATGCCGGTCAGTACCCGCATAATCTCATACGATTCCTGCATGTCAAGACCGGTAGTTGGCTCATCCATAATGACAATCTGCTGATCCATAGCAAGCACACACGCAAGAGCCAGCCGCTGGCGTTCGCCGCGGCTGAGGTGGCGGGGATTGACATGTGCCTTGCCGCCCAGCCCGACGGCGACAAGCGCCGCACGGGCGGCGGCCGGGTCCGGGTTGCCGACATTTTTGAGACCGAAGAGAATCTCCCGCTCACAGGTGTTCTCAAACAGCATCGTGTCCGGATTCTGGAACACAAGCCCCACGGTTTTGGCAATCTCAGAGACGGATTTTCCGGTGATGTCCTCACCGTTCAGGACAACATGCCCGCAGTCCGGGCAAAGCAGACCGTTGAGATGCTTAACGAACGTCGTCTTACCAGAACCGTTCTCACCGAGAATGGCAACAATCTCACCTTTCGCAAAGGTGAGCGAGACATCGTCCAGCGCAAGAACCTCGCCGAAACGGTGGGTCAGGTGCTCAGCGGAAAGAATTGTTTCGCCGGGGACGGAGGTCTTGGGAATCTCCGGGCAGGTGAAGGTTTCTGCGACCGGTTCACCATCGTACACGACTCTCCCGTTCTCCAGCCGGATCATGCGGGTCGCATAACCGAGGGTTTCACCGGTCATGTGTTCAACGAGAACAACACTGTGACCGCGGTCGGTAAGACTTTTGAGCAGCATGTACACCTGACGACGGGCATTTTTGTCAAGCTCGGAGGTTGCCTCATCGAGAACAAGTATCGGCGTTTCGCGGGAAAGGGCCGCGGCCATGGCAACACGCTGTTTTTGTCCGCCGGAAAGTGCGTGCGGAGCACGGTCTTTGAGATGACCGGTACAGGTAATCGTGTAGATCTCATCGAGTTTTTTCGCAACCTCGTCCGCAGAGAGACCGCGGGTCTCAAGACCAGTGAGAATCTCCTCTTCAACGGTCGTGAAGATCAGCTGGGCGTCAGCATCGTCGAAGACCATGCCGACCTGCCGGGAGAGATCGGTTACGTCCTCATACTCGTCGGCATATTTTCCGGCGATGGAAATGGAACCGGTCAGATCGCCGCCGTAGGCATGAACGAGAACTCCTGAAAGGGCGCGGGCGAGCGTGGTCTTTCCGGCACCGGACGGGCCGCTGATGACAATGAACTCGCCTTCCCTGACGGTAAGGGAGACGTCATCAAGCGACGGGGTGTCGGCTGCCTGATAGGTGAAACCGACGTGATCGAGAACGATCGGTGTTCCCGCAAGCGCGGGGACGGTGTGTTCCGTCTTCGTCACAGTGCGGGTCTTCTGCATGACGGTGGTTGCCGGCATGGCAACTATCTGGGCAATGATGGTGTTCACAATCACGGCACTGGCAACGATCGGAACCATGGCAATCGCGAATGCGAGCACCGTCCCGACCGTGGCGTCGGGCGAGGTTGCAAGCATCACGCAGCAGGTGATCCCGATGAAGGAAAACCCGCTCGCAGGAGTTGCGACCGCGGTCGCCACTGCCGGAGCAAGCCGCGTGTGATCCTTGATCAGTTTATAGACCGCAAGACACACAACCGCACCGATAGGTTCGGAGATGAGATTTCCCAGCGGAAAGACGGAGTGCGAGAAGACCGCACAAATGATACCGGCCACAAGACCGATACCAACCGCTTC includes the following:
- a CDS encoding N-acetyltransferase, translating into MIRLFTPEDAGSVMDIWLSASIHSHDFIPASYWREQFSVVRDRYLPVSVTYVFVKEDRVCGFLSVLDGNTIGALFVASDCQGRGVGSALIRYVQESTDDLMLCVYVENSAARMFYEKRGFAVLSRRKTETGHDEYVMRWVASS
- a CDS encoding energy-coupling factor transporter transmembrane component T family protein; the encoded protein is MNMEDIMQYIPGDRFVHRLSPMTKIIFAVGMMFAAIFTTNLAILAGLIAIVLIVAVAGGLFRVLLRQVPLLIILGLALVVLTILTNATGDVLFYLLPDGLLPVTTGAILFAVQMALRFAVLIFAFQLLVISTQPRDLVNALYTLRVPGDYALMFLIAIRFIPTLQREGARINEAQLSRGYFPGGGVIGKVKQLGPVMLPLMLNSLAKADTLGLTIDMRGYRLASEYRRKLTYHAADAGVILLVALVLVGVAAVTFL
- a CDS encoding ATP-binding cassette domain-containing protein, encoding MLLKSLTDRGHSVVLVEHMTGETLGYATRMIRLENGRVVYDGEPVAETFTCPEIPKTSVPGETILSAEHLTHRFGEVLALDDVSLTFAKGEIVAILGENGSGKTTFVKHLNGLLCPDCGHVVLNGEDITGKSVSEIAKTVGLVFQNPDTMLFENTCEREILFGLKNVGNPDPAAARAALVAVGLGGKAHVNPRHLSRGERQRLALACVLAMDQQIVIMDEPTTGLDMQESYEIMRVLTGMRNAGKTILMVTHNPALAEKFSDRIVEMEAGHVTAVRGGA